GGGAAGCGGCGATAAATATCCGTAAATAATAAAAACGTGACATGACGGACGTTATCAGGTAGAAAAGCAAGTTGTCGCATTTGAGAGAATATCCCTTTTAATTTGGTAATCGTCTCATTCATGTCACCAACCATTAATGCTTTATTAAAAGACATAAACTCGAATGTCTCATCATCAAGTAGATTCAACACGTTTGTTGATGAGTTACTCAAAATTTGTTTATTATCATAAAACACAGAAAAAGTCATCATAGCTAACGCCTGTTCATAACTTTCATAAACATTTTCCCACTCCTGTACCAATTCACCCACACTTAATTGATAATCTTCTTCTATTGTCTGATCCATCTGTAATAAAAAAGTTGATAATCCCTTTTTAGAGCCATGATACACAATAATCGTATAAAACGTGTCTTCGTTTTCTTGAATTACACATAATTTTTGTCCCATCGCCAAACTATATTGCCTTATAGTATCCGTATAAACGTCATTGGCACAGATAATAACAGCATACTCATCAAGTTTCTCTACATCAAAATGCTGAATAAAATTATGGTATTCTGATTCATTTAACTCATCATTTAACCATCTAATTAATAGCATTTCGTTATATAAACGTTCTTTTTGTTTTTCTTGTCTATCATGATTTAACTCTTCTTTTATCATCATTACTTTTTCAGTTAGTTCATTTTTGTCCACCGGCTTTAACAAATAGCCTTTAATGCCAAGCTCGAGTCCTTGCTTTACATACATAAATTCTTGATAGCCAGATAAAATCAGTATTTCTGGGGTCATGCCTGTTTCTTTCATGTAACGGATCAAATCAATCCCTGACTTTTCAGGCATATTAACATCTGTAATCACTAAATCAACAGAATGATTCTCCAGATAACAAATCGCATCCTCTGTTCTACGACAAGTAGAAACCACTTCAAATCCTAAGTCATTCCATGGGATGATTTTTTTTAACCCCTCTAAAATCATGTACTCATCATCAACTAACAAAACGCTATACATCCACACTCACATCCTTCGGTTGATAAATAATGATTTGTATTTTAGTTCCCACACCAATTTGTGATTCAATTACTAATTCAACGCCATTTGAAAAGTAGTTTTGCATACGCTGATACACATTCTCCAGTCCAATTGATCCAGATAATAATGTATCACTACCTTCTAGTTTTTCTGTGACTTCTTTTAATTTTTCTGTTGTGATCCCTTTTCCATTATCTTCCACTAAAATTTCAACATAAGAGTCATGTGTCGTTGCTTTGACACTAATAGCATTATCAATACGCGAGTGATCCATTCCATGAATAAAATAATTTTCAATCAAGGGTTGAATCATAAATTTTGGAATCGTAAAATTTTTGAGTGATTCATCAATAATAAAATGATACGCAATACTGTCTGGAAACCGCATTTGGTACAAGTACACGTATTTTTCACAAAAACTTAATTCTGATTCTAAATCAATGGTTTTAGCTTGATCGATATTATTTCGTAACAACGATGAAAAAGCAAAAACAACATCCGCCAACTCCATTTGATCCTTGCTAATTGCATACATGCGAATATATTCTAATGTATTATACATAAAATGAGGATTAATTTGTGACTGTAACGCGCGTAAATGAGCATCACGCTGTTTAACCTCTAAAACATACACATCTTGAATATATTGATTTAAACTCACAATCATATCATTCACCGCATCTGATAAATCACATAATTCCATTTTCATATCTGTTGTATCAATTTGTGCCGATAAATTTCCTTGACTGACTTCTTTAGTAACTGATACAATACTGTTTACTTTTTTAGCATAGTTACTAAAGACCCTTTTTAAACTGACTAATAAAAAAGCAATGACAAATAATCCCACTCCCCATACAGGAATTAGCGAGTGTAATATATCTTTCGTCACGTTTGATTTATCTAAAATAGTTAACACAGTCAAGCCCTTAACTACCTCATCATTAAAGACTGCTTCTTTTTGTAATGTTGTTCTATCCAGGTCACCTGTTTTTTGAAAATTTTCTACTATCTGATTAATTTTTTTATCATTCAGTGATGTTCCATGTTCATACACCACTTGATGCCCAGTATCAAATACAAATGTCTTAACAGCATAATCATTGGCTAAGTCTTTTGATAAAAACATGTCATCAAACGTCACATAAATATGCCCCACCATCTCACGTGTATTTGGTATAGGAATTGGTCGTGATAAAGTGAAGTCCTTTGATATTACCGGTTTCCCTTGTAAAAACACACCATTTGTTTTTCTAGTATCAGCATGTAAATAATCCTCTCTTCCATCCCACACGATGTCGATTGTTTGAATTGATGGAAAACTATAAAACAAATTATTTAACACATTTGGGAAAAAATCATTATTATTCGTTTCACGCCAGTTATCCAATGAATATTCTACGTATTCACTAATGGGTAACGTCATAAATTGATTTAAATTATCAAATTGATTTGGTGTTAACGCAATATCCCATAAAATCCCAGACAACGTTGCATCTTTCACTTGAATAGATGCTGTTAATTCTCTAGAGACTGTATCTAATACTTTTTTGGAATCATCCCTAGTAAAATTAACCGTTAAAATCGTATAACCTATTA
This genomic stretch from Vagococcus sp. CY52-2 harbors:
- a CDS encoding response regulator transcription factor; translated protein: MYSVLLVDDEYMILEGLKKIIPWNDLGFEVVSTCRRTEDAICYLENHSVDLVITDVNMPEKSGIDLIRYMKETGMTPEILILSGYQEFMYVKQGLELGIKGYLLKPVDKNELTEKVMMIKEELNHDRQEKQKERLYNEMLLIRWLNDELNESEYHNFIQHFDVEKLDEYAVIICANDVYTDTIRQYSLAMGQKLCVIQENEDTFYTIIVYHGSKKGLSTFLLQMDQTIEEDYQLSVGELVQEWENVYESYEQALAMMTFSVFYDNKQILSNSSTNVLNLLDDETFEFMSFNKALMVGDMNETITKLKGIFSQMRQLAFLPDNVRHVTFLLFTDIYRRFPSLSVAIYNETLEKIKQSHNIKELEDWLIYLLELTESMDENMQRYSELVQKSMDIIDKEYKKDLTLKRLSEELHVNSVYLGQLVKKETGRSFAQVLNQLRIEKAQDMLLHTDLTINEISFEIGYNNMTYFLKMFRKLNGMTPKEFREKYKK
- a CDS encoding sensor histidine kinase, yielding MKAKLHRLFSKNILMNQLMTIYSLLLVGSIGIILIGYTILTVNFTRDDSKKVLDTVSRELTASIQVKDATLSGILWDIALTPNQFDNLNQFMTLPISEYVEYSLDNWRETNNNDFFPNVLNNLFYSFPSIQTIDIVWDGREDYLHADTRKTNGVFLQGKPVISKDFTLSRPIPIPNTREMVGHIYVTFDDMFLSKDLANDYAVKTFVFDTGHQVVYEHGTSLNDKKINQIVENFQKTGDLDRTTLQKEAVFNDEVVKGLTVLTILDKSNVTKDILHSLIPVWGVGLFVIAFLLVSLKRVFSNYAKKVNSIVSVTKEVSQGNLSAQIDTTDMKMELCDLSDAVNDMIVSLNQYIQDVYVLEVKQRDAHLRALQSQINPHFMYNTLEYIRMYAISKDQMELADVVFAFSSLLRNNIDQAKTIDLESELSFCEKYVYLYQMRFPDSIAYHFIIDESLKNFTIPKFMIQPLIENYFIHGMDHSRIDNAISVKATTHDSYVEILVEDNGKGITTEKLKEVTEKLEGSDTLLSGSIGLENVYQRMQNYFSNGVELVIESQIGVGTKIQIIIYQPKDVSVDV